In Nerophis ophidion isolate RoL-2023_Sa linkage group LG03, RoL_Noph_v1.0, whole genome shotgun sequence, the following are encoded in one genomic region:
- the LOC133549731 gene encoding kelch repeat and BTB domain-containing protein 11, giving the protein MNEGYKPGGGVTTVKADVVLHPVNFDKDRDLRPGYVQGFLGDDPNFNPPTSFEKEYLLDGRLMDNNHTVGQKGNGSYMASANQLNLSNDNKNAADFPACVDSCTPTNCAGSQTSNGARSKMSCLDLKQETDQSHLQSNPKDSQDVVNLLPAKTEPDLVIEVGGQTINAHKSVLAEKSDYFKARLSRSVLKVKGMSYKTLSTLIDYVYTSRMKVSKDNVVDIITGAKILQIPCAVQAAMDRVTEQITAENCYEILNIGKKQRLSELKETAYGFISDNFLQILKDPCVYGRLTGSERDLVLKKRMDGRKTLMVAEVNEVFDRVGSRPPSRCGSRPQSPLSVGSLEESHMIYSFSEAASDWRALTAMPEDVNTKGCGICTLFNYLFVAGGIKGYGDKGKVSDKVFCYNPKTNRWTEIRPMTQARAQLKLVSMDGYLYAIGGECLFTVEKYDPRMDRWTTVAPLPKGAFAVAHEATTCSGELYVSGGSLFYRLLKYDPKRDEWQECPFNNSRKKSTDMVALKSFIYRFDVTREQGINVFKYNTIVKMWHDCASQRLGSSFPFRCAVVGNCIYCVNKSQTLQFVVEEENAYFVEEPLKAPLEAKGLLFPFVLTLPEKAEKVMPECDSE; this is encoded by the coding sequence ATGAACGAGGGCTACAAGCCAGGTGGAGGAGTCACAACAGTCAAGGCCGATGTTGTCCTCCACCCTGTCAACTTTGACAAGGACAGGGATTTACGTCCAGGTTACGTGCAAGGGTTCCTGGGGGACGACCCAAACTTCAACCCCCCTACATCATTTGAGAAGGAATACCTGCTGGATGGAAGGCTAATGGACAATAACCATACAGTGGGTCAGAAAGGTAACGGTTCATACATGGCTAGTGCTAATCAGCTTAATCTCTCCAATGACAATAAGAATGCGGCGGACTTTCCTGCTTGTGTTGACTCGTGCACGCCAACAAACTGTGCAGGTAGTCAAACAAGTAATGGTGCAAGATCAAAAATGTCTTGTCTAGATCTGAAACAAGAAACAGATCAATCTCACTTGCAATCCAACCCTAAAGACAGCCAGGATGTGGTCAATTTATTGCCTGCTAAAACAGAGCCGGATTTAGTCATCGAAGTTGGCGGGCAGACAATTAATGCTCACAAGTCGGTCCTGGCAGAGAAAAGCGACTACTTTAAGGCTCGGCTGTCACGAAGCGTCCTCAAAGTGAAGGGTATGAGCTACAAGACATTATCGACGCTAATAGACTATGTTTACACTTCCCGCATGAAAGTTTCAAAGGACAACGTTGTTGATATCATCACAGGGGCCAAAATCCTCCAAATCCCCTGCGCCGTCCAGGCGGCCATGGACAGAGTGACAGAACAAATCACTGCAGAGAACTGCTACGAGATTCTAAACATTGGAAAAAAACAGCGGCTCAGTGAGCTAAAAGAGACCGCTTACGGCTTCATTAGCGACAACTTCCTACAGATCCTCAAGGACCCCTGTGTGTACGGGCGTCTGACCGGGTCTGAGCGGGATCTGGTCCTGAAGAAAAGAATGGACGGGAGGAAGACTCTTATGGTTGCCGAGGTAAACGAGGTGTTCGATCGCGTTGGGAGCCGACCGCCGAGCCGCTGTGGTAGCCGTCCTCAGAGCCCCCTGTCAGTGGGGTCTTTGGAGGAGAGCCACATGATCTACTCCTTCAGTGAGGCAGCCAGTGACTGGAGAGCTTTGACAGCAATGCCTGAGGATGTCAACACTAAAGGATgtggaatctgcactttgtttAATTACCTGTTTGTGGCAGGGGGGATAAAAGGCTATGGGGACAAAGGGAAGGTATCAGACAAAGTTTTCTGTTATAATCCCAAAACCAACCGCTGGACTGAGATCCGACCTATGACCCAAGCTCGTGCCCAGCTAAAGCTGGTGTCCATGGATGGCTACCTATACGCTATCGGAGGGGAATGTTTGTTTACCGTGGAAAAATATGACCCTCGAATGGACCGATGGACAACGGTAGCCCCTTTGCCGAAAGGAGCTTTTGCGGTGGCTCACGAGGCCACAACCTGCAGCGGAGAGCTTTACGTCTCTGGGGGCTCGCTCTTCTACCGCCTCCTCAAGTACGACCCGAAAAGGGACGAGTGGCAGGAGTGCCCGTTCAACAACAGCAGGAAGAAGTCGACGGATATGGTGGCGCTGAAGAGCTTCATCTACCGCTTCGACGTCACCCGCGAACAAGGCATCAACGTGTTCAAGTACAACACCATAGTGAAAATGTGGCACGATTGCGCATCACAGAGACTCGGCAGCTCGTTTCCATTTAGGTGTGCTGTCGTGGGCAATTGCATCTACTGTGTGAACAAAAGTCAGACTCTCCAGTTTGTGGTAGAGGAAGAGAACGCCTACTTTGTGGAGGAGCCCCTGAAGGCACCTCTCGAAGCCAAAGGCCTTCTTTTTCCTTTTGTGCTCACTTTGCCTGAAAAGGCTGAGAAAGTTATGCCCGAGTGTGATTCAGAGTAA